The Pseudanabaena sp. FACHB-2040 DNA segment TGAAGGAGTTTTTAAGCAGGGGACAGAAAACGGAAGATGCTTATTTCTGCAGCTCCATATCTAGGTCTCTCACCACAACGGGGGTGTCAGTAATCTCGTTCTCTAAAGACAAGGAGAGCTGAGCGCCGGAAGCGGCCTGTATCTGAGGCATTGCTTCGTCTTCCGGGTGACCTTGGGAGGAGGTATTAGGCAGCAGAAACAGCAGCGGCAGCGGCAGCAGCGTCGTCAGATTGGTAATTAGCACCAGCAGCCAGAGACGGTCAAACTGGTTCTCGGTCACGCCTAGCCAGTGGGTTAGCAAGGCTCCCAACTCATGGGAGAGCAGCCCGGCCAGGTTGACAATTGACATTAGCAGGGCAAAAAGCGTGGCTTCTACCCCCGGAGGACAGAGACGGGCCGATAGCACCAGCACAGGCATGAAGGCAATTTGGCCCATCACGGTGAGCACCATGCTGTCTCCCAGGCTGAACCAATGGTCGTCAATACCGAGGCTGCGGTTGGTATGGGTAACCAGCAGCAGCGTAGTCATGCCCAAGACAGAGGAGAGAACGGTAGACCAGCCAAAGATGGTGCGAAAGGAAACCGCCCGCAGAAACCGCTGAAAAATCCAGATGCCTACCAGCGCAGCTAGGCTGGTTACCAACCGCACTCGGCCTAGAAATTCTGGCTGAAACCCCAGATCGTTTGTAGTGAAAAAGAAGAAAGCTGAATCGGCGGAGGGAGTCGCCTGCCACAAAAAAAGGAACAGGGCAGGCATCCAGATCGCTTTTTGACTAATGGCCTTGCGCAGATCGGTGACCTGACCCCAGACCACGGCCATGTTCGGCCTTTGCTCTACTGGAGACTCGGCG contains these protein-coding regions:
- a CDS encoding folate/biopterin family MFS transporter, which gives rise to MSDSTPSTSPIKRFIENKILLGQPLTLELTAILLVYFVQGILGLARLAVSFFLKDDLGLTPAEVAALTGIATLPWTIKPVFGFLSDGFPLFGYRRRPYLILSGFLGAAAWVALATVVQTGWAAIAAITLSSLSVAVSDVIVDSLVVERARNESQSDAGSLQALAWGTSAVGGLITAYLGGLLLQEVSTRTVFAITALFPLVVSVVAWMIAESPVEQRPNMAVVWGQVTDLRKAISQKAIWMPALFLFLWQATPSADSAFFFFTTNDLGFQPEFLGRVRLVTSLAALVGIWIFQRFLRAVSFRTIFGWSTVLSSVLGMTTLLLVTHTNRSLGIDDHWFSLGDSMVLTVMGQIAFMPVLVLSARLCPPGVEATLFALLMSIVNLAGLLSHELGALLTHWLGVTENQFDRLWLLVLITNLTTLLPLPLLFLLPNTSSQGHPEDEAMPQIQAASGAQLSLSLENEITDTPVVVRDLDMELQK